From the genome of Papaver somniferum cultivar HN1 chromosome 2, ASM357369v1, whole genome shotgun sequence, one region includes:
- the LOC113352138 gene encoding brassinosteroid LRR receptor kinase BRL2-like, whose product MENAPVGVGECACEKDMESAPKEDMESALKRQGTIPTSIGYCMALESLDLGNNNLTGNVPNELGQLLLGSLDLSSNILSGPIPQSLTSLHFLGVLNLSYNKLSGRIPREAHFDTLSANGWAYSGNDLLCGELTEKVCDVIGLFGKILLKKSMKRMQMREYCFTELLFW is encoded by the exons ATGGAGAATGCGCCCGTAGGAGTTGGTGAGTGCGCCTGTGAGAAGGACATGGAGAGTGCGCCCAAGGAGGACATGGAGAGTGCACTCAAAAGGCAAG GTACTATACCTACTAGTATAGGGTATTGCATGGCTCTTGAGTCCTTAGATCTTGGCAACAACAATCTCACTGGAAATGTTCCAAACGAGCTTGGACAG ttgctcttagggtcTTTGGATTTAAGTTCTAATATACTGTCTGGTCCTATCCCGCAATCTTTGACATCACTCCATTTTCTTGGGGTTCTCAACTTATCTTACAATAAGTTGAGTGGCAGGATTCCGAGAGAGGCTCACTTTGACACATTGAGTGCTAATGGTTGGGCTTACAGTGGAAATGATTTATTGTGTGGGGAACTTACTGAAAAAGTTTGTGATGTGATCGGGTTATTTGGAAAAATATTGCTGAAGAAGTCGATGAAGAGGATGCAAATGAGAGAATACTGCTTTACGGAGTTATTGTTTTGGTAA